A window from Danio aesculapii chromosome 6, fDanAes4.1, whole genome shotgun sequence encodes these proteins:
- the LOC130230334 gene encoding G-protein coupled receptor 4-like, which produces MSNVSDLNSSVSELTQRLPWYQFEACAEAPHWFLLYYGVKVLNLVAGVPLNALVMWQILKKKSEGSTSDIFIFNLSVLDAYFGLMTPVDLANRLYFNDDHIWYSVRFAYGLKDTTPLFLTCICLDRYVAVVHPILFTGTRDTGIRIGISMVVWGLILAYSLTKCILGVMSVNEVFSGLILSAFSIMVFCNLSIIWVLRKSVAGKEVMNPVKKKAFKMVMTVLAIIVGNYLPPVALMPFASTYSFITFRCKISLAVFSVMDLSCTVEPLLYISKMDQSAFCSCLKSPSKKPTNVSV; this is translated from the coding sequence ATGTCAAACGTCTCCGATCTGAACTCCAGCGTCTCTGAACTGACGCAGCGTCTGCCTTGGTACCAGTTTGAGGCGTGTGCGGAGGCTCCACACTGGTTTCTGCTCTACTACGGTGTGAAAGTCTTGAACCTGGTGGCCGGAGTTCCTCTGAACGCTCTGGTGATGTGGCAGATCCTGAAGAAGAAGAGCGAGGGGTCAACATCAGACATCTTCATCTTCAACCTCTCCGTCCTGGATGCTTATTTCGGGCTGATGACGCCGGTGGATCTGGCCAATCGGCTCTATTTCAATGATGATCATATCTGGTACTCTGTGCGGTTTGCGTACGGCCTGAAAGACACCACTCCGCTGTTCCTCACCTGTATTTGTCTGGATAGGTATGTGGCTGTGGTCCATCCCATCCTGTTCACCGGCACGCGGGACACTGGCATCCGCATCGGCATCTCCATGGTGGTGTGGGGACTCATCCTGGCCTACTCTCTCACCAAATGCATTCTGGGAGTGATGAGTGTGAACGAGGTGTTCAGCGGCCTCATCCTCTCCGCCTTCTCCATCATGGTGTTCTGCAACCTGTCCATCATCTGGGTCCTCAGGAAAAGCGTGGCCGGGAAGGAGGTCATGAATCCGGTTAAGAAGAAGGCCTTTAAGATGGTGATGACGGTGCTGGCCATTATAGTAGGCAACTATCTGCCTCCAGTGGCCCTAATGCCGTTTGCGTCCACATATTCGTTCATTACGTTTCGCTGTAAGATCAGTCTGGCTGTGTTCTCCGTCATGGACCTGAGCTGTACCGTCGAGCCTCTGCTCTACATCTCTAAGATGGACCAATCCGCCTTCTGCTCCTGCTTAAAGAGTCCCTCAAAGAAACCCACCAATGTGAGCGTCTGA